A region from the Achromobacter seleniivolatilans genome encodes:
- the rpsB gene encoding 30S ribosomal protein S2, which translates to MSLMREMLEAGVHFGHQTRYWNPKMAQYIFGHRNKIHIINLEKTVDKYQEATKFVKQLAARGGNILFVGTKRAARDLVASEAARCGMPFVDARWLGGMLTNFKTVKTSVKRLKDMEVIVAEGGAERMIKKEGLLFQRELDKLNKAIGGIKDMNGLPDAMFVIDVGYHKIAIAEAKTLGIPVVAVVDTNHSPDGIDYVIPGNDDSAKAIALYAKGIADAVLEGREQNMNGLVEELGEGQEEFVEVQDNQA; encoded by the coding sequence ATGTCTTTGATGCGCGAAATGCTGGAAGCGGGTGTCCACTTTGGTCACCAAACCCGTTACTGGAACCCCAAGATGGCTCAGTACATCTTCGGTCACCGCAACAAGATTCACATCATCAACCTGGAAAAGACGGTTGATAAGTACCAGGAAGCCACCAAGTTCGTGAAGCAGCTGGCTGCTCGCGGCGGCAACATCCTGTTCGTTGGCACCAAGCGCGCTGCGCGTGATCTGGTTGCCTCCGAAGCCGCCCGTTGCGGCATGCCCTTCGTCGACGCCCGCTGGCTCGGCGGCATGCTGACCAACTTCAAGACGGTCAAGACCTCGGTCAAGCGCCTGAAAGACATGGAAGTCATCGTTGCCGAAGGCGGCGCTGAACGCATGATCAAGAAGGAAGGCCTGTTGTTCCAGCGCGAGCTGGACAAGCTGAACAAGGCCATCGGCGGCATCAAGGACATGAACGGTCTGCCCGACGCCATGTTCGTCATCGACGTCGGCTATCACAAGATTGCCATCGCCGAAGCCAAGACGCTGGGTATCCCCGTCGTCGCTGTGGTTGACACCAACCACTCGCCGGATGGCATCGACTACGTCATCCCGGGTAACGATGACTCGGCCAAGGCCATCGCGCTGTACGCCAAGGGCATCGCTGACGCCGTGCTGGAAGGCCGCGAACAGAACATGAATGGTCTGGTCGAAGAGCTGGGTGAAGGTCAGGAAGAGTTCGTCGAAGTGCAGGACAACCAGGCCTAA
- the frr gene encoding ribosome recycling factor: MSAAEIRKSAEARMAKSLETLKINLGKIRTGRAHTGILDHVQVDYYGSPVPVGQVANVNLVDARTISVQPYEKQMAGPIEKAIRESDLGLNPISMGDTIRVPMPALTEERRRDLTKVVRSEGEDAKVAVRNLRREANEALKKLVKDKEISEDDERRSQDDVQKLTDRSVVDIDKMVTQKEAEIMTV; this comes from the coding sequence ATGAGCGCCGCAGAAATCCGCAAATCCGCCGAGGCCAGAATGGCCAAGTCGCTTGAAACGCTCAAGATCAACCTGGGCAAGATCCGTACGGGCCGTGCCCACACGGGTATCCTGGATCACGTTCAGGTCGACTACTACGGTTCGCCCGTGCCCGTTGGTCAAGTTGCCAACGTGAACCTCGTGGACGCTCGCACCATCAGCGTGCAACCCTACGAGAAGCAAATGGCCGGCCCCATCGAAAAGGCGATTCGCGAATCCGATCTGGGCTTGAATCCCATTTCGATGGGCGACACCATCCGCGTTCCGATGCCCGCTTTGACCGAAGAGCGCCGCCGCGATCTGACCAAAGTGGTCCGTAGCGAAGGCGAAGATGCCAAGGTGGCTGTGCGCAATCTGCGCCGTGAAGCCAACGAAGCATTGAAGAAGCTGGTCAAGGACAAGGAAATCTCCGAAGACGACGAGCGTCGTTCGCAGGATGACGTCCAGAAGCTGACGGATCGCAGCGTGGTTGACATCGATAAGATGGTCACCCAGAAAGAAGCGGAAATCATGACCGTATAA
- the pyrH gene encoding UMP kinase, translated as MSSRAYKRVLLKLSGEALMGDDAFGINRATIVRMTDEIAEVAATGVELAIVIGGGNIFRGVAPGAQGMDRATADYMGMMATIMNALALQDALKHKGIDTRVQSALNIDQVVEPYIRPKALRYLEEGKVVIFAAGTGNPFFTTDTAAALRGAEIGAEIVLKATKVDGIYSADPNKDPTATRYARISFDEAIVRRLEVMDATAFALCRDQKLPIKVFSINKSGALKRVVSGEDEGTLVHV; from the coding sequence ATGAGCAGCAGAGCATACAAACGGGTTCTTCTCAAACTTTCCGGCGAGGCGCTGATGGGCGATGATGCATTTGGCATCAATCGCGCCACCATCGTCCGCATGACTGATGAGATCGCCGAAGTCGCCGCCACAGGCGTCGAATTGGCCATTGTCATCGGCGGAGGCAACATCTTCCGTGGCGTCGCCCCGGGTGCGCAGGGCATGGACCGCGCAACCGCCGACTACATGGGCATGATGGCCACCATCATGAACGCGCTTGCCTTGCAAGACGCGCTCAAGCACAAGGGTATCGACACCCGCGTACAATCGGCCCTGAATATCGATCAGGTCGTCGAACCCTACATCCGCCCGAAGGCCCTGCGTTACCTCGAAGAGGGCAAGGTTGTGATCTTCGCCGCGGGTACTGGCAACCCCTTCTTCACGACCGATACCGCCGCCGCCCTGCGCGGCGCTGAAATCGGTGCGGAGATCGTGTTGAAAGCCACCAAGGTGGACGGCATCTATAGCGCGGACCCCAATAAGGACCCCACCGCTACGCGCTATGCGCGCATCAGCTTCGACGAAGCGATTGTCCGCCGTCTGGAAGTCATGGACGCCACCGCGTTCGCGCTGTGCCGTGACCAGAAACTGCCGATCAAAGTGTTTTCGATCAATAAGTCCGGCGCACTCAAGCGAGTCGTCAGTGGCGAAGACGAAGGCACGTTGGTACACGTCTAA
- the tsf gene encoding translation elongation factor Ts, whose translation MAEITAALVKELREKTDAPMMECKKALTEADGDLVRAEEILRVKLGNKASKAAARVTAEGLVGLFISADAKQGAVIEINCETDFVAKNDDFVGFVNKLAELVATQNPADVAALSALPFGEGTVESTRTALIGKIGENVSIRRFERIETPNALASYVHGGKIGVLVEYTGAEEVGKDLAMHIAATKPKALNADGVNPADIAAERSVAEQKAAESGKPAEIVAKMVEGSVVKFLKEVTLMSQPFVKSDKHTVEQHLKEKGASVSKFVLFVVGEGIEKKTSDFAAEVAAAAAGRA comes from the coding sequence ATGGCTGAAATTACCGCTGCCCTGGTCAAGGAACTGCGCGAAAAGACTGACGCGCCCATGATGGAGTGCAAGAAGGCCCTGACGGAAGCCGACGGCGATCTGGTCCGCGCCGAAGAAATCCTGCGCGTCAAGCTGGGCAACAAGGCCAGCAAGGCTGCTGCCCGCGTTACCGCTGAAGGCCTGGTTGGTCTGTTCATCTCCGCCGACGCCAAGCAAGGCGCCGTCATCGAAATCAACTGCGAAACCGACTTCGTCGCCAAGAACGACGACTTCGTCGGCTTCGTGAACAAGCTGGCTGAACTGGTTGCCACGCAGAACCCGGCCGATGTGGCCGCTCTGTCGGCACTGCCTTTCGGTGAAGGCACTGTTGAATCGACCCGTACCGCCCTGATCGGCAAGATCGGCGAAAACGTCTCGATCCGCCGTTTCGAGCGCATCGAAACGCCGAACGCGCTGGCCAGCTACGTGCACGGCGGCAAGATTGGCGTGCTGGTGGAATACACTGGCGCCGAAGAAGTGGGCAAGGATCTGGCAATGCACATTGCCGCCACCAAGCCCAAGGCACTGAACGCCGACGGCGTGAACCCCGCCGACATCGCCGCCGAACGCTCGGTCGCCGAACAGAAGGCTGCCGAATCGGGCAAGCCGGCTGAAATCGTCGCCAAGATGGTCGAAGGTTCGGTTGTCAAGTTCCTGAAGGAAGTGACGCTGATGTCGCAGCCGTTCGTCAAGAGCGACAAGCACACGGTCGAACAACACCTGAAGGAAAAGGGCGCTTCGGTCAGCAAGTTCGTGCTGTTCGTTGTCGGCGAAGGTATCGAGAAGAAGACCAGCGACTTCGCCGCTGAGGTTGCCGCAGCCGCCGCCGGCCGCGCCTAA
- the map gene encoding type I methionyl aminopeptidase, with translation MGTITNPADLAKMRAACQDAAKVLDFITPYVKPGVTTGELDRLCLEYLTDVLHVKSATVGYAPPGYPPFTGAICTSVNHQVCHGIPGDKVLKNGDSLNIDVTIIKDGWFGDTSRMYAVGEQSILARRLTDITFECMWKGIQQVKNGATLGDIGNAIQKHAESNGFSVVREFCGHGIGQRFHEDPQVLHYGKPGTGVKLVTGMLFTIEPMINAGRREIRQLSDGWTVVTRDHSLSAQWEHAVCVTETGYEVLTLSPGMPPPPAFITEPIIIPAV, from the coding sequence ATGGGCACAATTACCAATCCGGCCGACCTGGCCAAGATGCGCGCAGCCTGCCAGGATGCCGCCAAGGTTCTCGACTTCATTACCCCCTACGTCAAGCCGGGTGTGACCACCGGAGAGCTGGATCGGCTCTGCCTGGAATACCTGACCGATGTGCTGCACGTGAAGTCGGCCACCGTGGGCTACGCCCCGCCCGGCTACCCGCCCTTCACGGGCGCCATCTGTACGTCCGTGAATCATCAAGTGTGCCACGGCATCCCGGGCGACAAGGTGCTGAAGAACGGTGACTCACTGAATATTGACGTCACCATTATCAAGGATGGCTGGTTTGGCGACACCAGCCGCATGTACGCCGTGGGCGAACAGTCCATCTTGGCCCGCCGCCTGACCGACATCACCTTTGAGTGCATGTGGAAAGGCATCCAGCAGGTAAAGAACGGCGCTACGTTGGGCGACATCGGCAACGCCATCCAGAAACACGCGGAATCCAACGGTTTTTCAGTGGTGCGCGAGTTCTGTGGGCACGGTATTGGCCAGCGCTTCCATGAAGACCCGCAAGTGCTGCATTATGGCAAGCCCGGCACCGGCGTGAAATTGGTGACAGGGATGCTGTTCACGATTGAACCCATGATCAATGCCGGGCGCCGCGAAATCCGCCAATTGTCCGATGGCTGGACGGTTGTTACGCGCGACCACAGCCTGTCCGCGCAATGGGAGCATGCTGTCTGTGTAACCGAAACCGGTTACGAAGTGCTGACCCTGTCGCCCGGCATGCCCCCGCCGCCGGCTTTCATCACCGAACCCATCATCATCCCCGCCGTCTGA